GGCGTATATGAAGTACAAGGGTTGCAAGGTGAAAGAGCTTTTAGGAAAATAGAAGAAGAGAGGTAGATCCATTGGATCTATCTCTGTTTTTTATTTTTTATGAGACAAAAGGATTAAACAGGATAGGCTTGGGTATAAAGTTAATTAGATAAAGAAAGAGGAGGAATGAAAAATGGTATCACAAAAACTACTAGAAGCATTAAACGAACAACTTAACTTTGAATATCTTTCAGCACATTACTACTTAGGGATGGCCGCTTACTTCTCTAACGAAGGACTGGACGGGTTCGCCAACTTCTTCATGGTTCAGGCAGAAGAGGAGAGGTTCCATGCTCGCAAGTTCTATGACTATATAAATGAAATGGATGGAAGAGTTACTATAGCTTCGATAGACGGAGTTCAAAACGAGTTTGAATCAGCTGTGGATGTGTTCAAGGTAGCGCTTCACCACGAGCAGATAGTGACTAAGAGAATATACAACCTTATGGACATAGCCATGGAAGAGAGAGAGCACGCTACAGTGAGCTTCCTGAAGTGGTTCATAGACGAGCAGGTCGAAGAGGAATCAGGAATGAAAGATAAGATAACAAAGCTGGAGAGAATTTCAGACAACTCACATGCGCTGTACATGATGGATGCAGAGCTGGGAGCTAGAACTTTCACGCCTCCTGCAGCTGAATAGACTTAATAAAAAAAGACTCATAAAATATGAGTCTTTTTTGTTTTCAAAAAACACTTTTGGGTATATAATAAATATAAGATATTCATATATTTGAATTATACAATGAGGTGATGAAGATGAAATTCAATATTTCAGATAGGGCAAAAGAGTTTATAAGGGAAGAGCTCAGTGGAAAGAACGTAAGGTTTTACGCTAGGCGAAAGATGTGAGCCGGCAACATATATGAATGGGCTCTGGACGATCCCAAACCGGAAGACGATGTGTACGAAATAGAAGGTGCAAATGTAATACTTGGTAGTGATATATGTAGAAGCGTGAAAGTCATAAATATCGGATTTGAGGAATACGAATGGGGAGACGATTTGGTCATAACCAGTTAAACAAAAGAGGCTCTGTAGTTTAAGAGCCTCTTTTTATGATTTTGAACTCGCTGTTTTTCAGTTCGAATGCATCGCTTATCCCGCTAGTGAGATAGACTTCCTTTGACTTTGTTATGAATATGGCCTCGACTCCATCTAGGCCCTCTACAAGGTCTATGCCGTCTTCTAGACCAAGCAGAAACACAGATGTCGAGAGCCCATCTGCGTCTATCGACTTGTCACAGATTATAGAAACTCCCATAATCTCGTTGTCAGAAGGGTAGCCAGTGTCTGGGTCTAGTATATGGTGGTATTTGACACCATCTGACTCAAGGAACCTCTCGTAGACACCAGAAGTCACAACTGAAGACTCGGAGGATTCGACTATGCCTATATAGTCGTTTCTGCTTTCAGAGAAGGGATTTTTTATGCCTACTTTCCAGAGCTCATCTTCCTCATTTGTGCCTATAAGAAACAGGTTCCCACCTATATCCACTATAGCTTTTTTTACGCCCTTGGATTTAAGGTACTCAGACACAGCGTCAGCTGCATAGCCTTTGGCTATTCCACCCAGGTCTAGCGTGGTCCCAGGCTTTAAAAGTGTCACTGTATTTTCAGTCCTGTCTACTTTGACGCTCTTGTAGTCTATACTTGGAAGCACAGCTGCTATTTCTTCTTCGGACGGAACCTTGGCGTTTTCCCCGCCTATATCCCAAAGCTTTACTAGGCTTCCGGAGGTTATGTCGAACTTGCCGCCGGAAACCTCGGAGTAGTAGAGGCCTCGCTCTATAACGTCTATAGTTTCATCAGACACAGGCACCGGGACGCCAGGATTTTTGTTTATGCTATTGACTTCGCTGTCATCTATGTTCAAGCTCATCTTCGACTCTATATCCTCTATTATGTCGAAAGACTCTGAAAACAGATTGTCTTCCAGAGGGTCGTATATAGTTAGATTCACTATAGTCCCCATGAGGTAGCTTGTCTTATTTACTGAACTGCTTTTGCTGCTTACACTTTGGGCTCGGTATATCGAAAACGCTATAAGTGCCAGTATTATCACTGTGGTTATTCTCTTTCTGTTCATAGATATACTCCTTTCTATACGATAATAGTATACACTAGATTTGCATATTAGACGATATATTTATGGCTGGATAGGTCGAAAATAACTTTTATATGCTCTCTTAAACTCTATTCTACGTTGATTTATAGGTAGAAATCTGATAAACTAAAACTTAGTTAAGATACAAAAGCTGTGACGGAAAACACTAGGCTTAACCTCATTTTGTAGAGAGCTGTTGGACGGTGCGAAACAGTATTGAGGAAAGCTGAACTCATTCCCGAGCTATCAGGATGAATACAATAGTTCTGATCGTTTAAGGCGCGTTACAGTCTTTCAAGAGGACGGCAAGAGCTGTCAAATAGGGTGGTACCGCGAATCTCTTCGTCTCTATGAGAATGAAGGGGTTTTATTTTTGTAGAAAACACTGAGGAGTGAATGAATTGAGAGAATATAATCCAAAAAACATTGAAAAAAAATGGCAAGATATCTGGGATGAAAAGGGAACTTTTCACGCCTCGGAAGAAAAGTCTAAGCCTAAGTTCTATGCACTTGTTGAGTTCCCATATCCATCGGGGCAAGGCCTTCATGTAGGGCATCCTAGACCTTACACTGCACTTGACATAGTCTCTAGAAAGAGAAGGATGGAAGGCTACAACGTGCTGTATCCAATGGGATGGGACGCATTCGGGCTTCCGACTGAAAACTACGCTATAAAGAACAAGATACATCCAAAGCTTGTGACAGAGCAGAACGTGGCGAGATTCAAGAGCCAGCTTAAGTCGCTTGGTCTTTCTTTCGACTGGTCAAGGGAGATAAACACCACAGATCCTGAGTACTACAAGTGGACACAGTGGATATTCCTAAAGCTCTACGAGAAGGGCTTGGCTTACAAGAAAGAGGCGTCTATAAACTGGTGTCCTGACTGTAAGGTGGGACTTTCAAACGAGGAAGTTGTAAACGGCGCTTGCGAGAGATGTGGCACAGAGGTCTCTAGAAAGATAAAGAACCAGTGGATGCTCAAGATAACTGAGTATGCGGAGAGGCTTATAAAAGACCTTGACTTGGTTGACTATATACAGAGGGTAAAGATACAGCAGAAAAACTGGATAGGAAAGTCTGAAGGTATGGAAGTAGACTTCAAGCTAAACGGATTTGAAGAGGCATTGAGAGTCTATACAACTAGACCAGATACGCTATACGGTGTGACTTATATGGTCATATCTCCTGAGCACCCTGTTATAGACAAGCTGAAAGAAAAGATAGAAAACATGGACGCTATCGAGGAGTACAGGGAGTTCGCATCGAAGAAGTCCGACTTCGAGAGAACAGAGATGGCTAAAGACAAGACAGGTGTGGCGCTAGAGGGAATAAAAGCTATAAACCCTGTGAGCGGCAAAGAGATACCGGTCTGGGTTTCAGACTACGTGCTTATGAGCTATGGAACAGGGGCAATAATGGCTGTGCCTGGCCACGACACTAGAGACTGGGAGTTTGCAAAGAAATTCGAGCTGCCTATAGTGGAGGTTGTAGCAGGCGGAGACGTGCAAAGCGAAGCTTTTACAGATATAGAGAACGGAACTATGATAAACTCAGGCATAATAGACGGACTCTCAGTAGAGGATGCAAAGGTGAAGATAGCGGAGCATCTTGAAGCTCAGGGAATAGGAGAGAGGACTACAAACTACAAGCTGAGAGACTGGGTATTCTCAAGACAGAGGTAC
This is a stretch of genomic DNA from Andreesenia angusta. It encodes these proteins:
- a CDS encoding FAD:protein FMN transferase, producing the protein MNRKRITTVIILALIAFSIYRAQSVSSKSSSVNKTSYLMGTIVNLTIYDPLEDNLFSESFDIIEDIESKMSLNIDDSEVNSINKNPGVPVPVSDETIDVIERGLYYSEVSGGKFDITSGSLVKLWDIGGENAKVPSEEEIAAVLPSIDYKSVKVDRTENTVTLLKPGTTLDLGGIAKGYAADAVSEYLKSKGVKKAIVDIGGNLFLIGTNEEDELWKVGIKNPFSESRNDYIGIVESSESSVVTSGVYERFLESDGVKYHHILDPDTGYPSDNEIMGVSIICDKSIDADGLSTSVFLLGLEDGIDLVEGLDGVEAIFITKSKEVYLTSGISDAFELKNSEFKIIKRGS
- a CDS encoding ferritin; translated protein: MVSQKLLEALNEQLNFEYLSAHYYLGMAAYFSNEGLDGFANFFMVQAEEERFHARKFYDYINEMDGRVTIASIDGVQNEFESAVDVFKVALHHEQIVTKRIYNLMDIAMEEREHATVSFLKWFIDEQVEEESGMKDKITKLERISDNSHALYMMDAELGARTFTPPAAE
- the leuS gene encoding leucine--tRNA ligase yields the protein MREYNPKNIEKKWQDIWDEKGTFHASEEKSKPKFYALVEFPYPSGQGLHVGHPRPYTALDIVSRKRRMEGYNVLYPMGWDAFGLPTENYAIKNKIHPKLVTEQNVARFKSQLKSLGLSFDWSREINTTDPEYYKWTQWIFLKLYEKGLAYKKEASINWCPDCKVGLSNEEVVNGACERCGTEVSRKIKNQWMLKITEYAERLIKDLDLVDYIQRVKIQQKNWIGKSEGMEVDFKLNGFEEALRVYTTRPDTLYGVTYMVISPEHPVIDKLKEKIENMDAIEEYREFASKKSDFERTEMAKDKTGVALEGIKAINPVSGKEIPVWVSDYVLMSYGTGAIMAVPGHDTRDWEFAKKFELPIVEVVAGGDVQSEAFTDIENGTMINSGIIDGLSVEDAKVKIAEHLEAQGIGERTTNYKLRDWVFSRQRYWGEPIPMVYCESCGWVPVPEEELPLTLPEVESYEPTDNGESPLANITDWVNTECPKCKGAAKRETDTMPQWAGSSWYFLRYIDPANDKELASKENLDYWIPVDWYNGGMEHTTLHLLYSRFWHKFLYDCGIVPTAEPYQKRTSHGMILGENNEKMSKSRGNVVNPDEVVEEFGADTLRVYEMFIGDFEKSVSWSENGVRGCRRFLDRVWRLQEILVDGEEYSSELESSMHKTIKKVSEDFENMKFNTGIAALMGLINEINSVGKINKAEYRTFLSLLNPAAPHITEELWELAGFENMLNESPWPLWDEEKTVDDVIEIAVQVNGKVKGIISISKDASAEEAHEKAFDDEKISGAIGDKSVVKEIYVPGKIYNIVVK